Proteins encoded together in one Marispirochaeta sp. window:
- a CDS encoding metallophosphoesterase — protein MGIQHIKKATQIVNTNQNRLTDSYGNPGGLIDLSKNRLPVIVIGDLHGAVDNLAKIVEHEGNDKALKNGKAILVIIGDSVHNDQTGYMKEMESSYKILELTFKIINTYKDSVIYIRGNHDTFDERISKSGIRQGAELQAYLEKNCGKEYVKATEEFFESLPYFIIGDTYVITHAGPIRNGASRNELINIADNEDYRRQLVWNRVHEFRGTPSLKEYGAEDIKKMLEKLKMPPESYFIVGHNPMWHTGNLTGIWWDVTGIKNHIILYTNIGTRAPYLYIEDGKVEKRFAVAKQREGFYV, from the coding sequence GGCCTGATCGACTTATCGAAGAACAGGCTCCCGGTAATCGTCATTGGGGATCTGCACGGCGCGGTGGACAACCTGGCGAAAATTGTTGAACACGAGGGAAACGACAAAGCCCTGAAGAACGGTAAGGCGATCCTTGTCATCATCGGCGATAGTGTTCACAACGACCAGACAGGCTATATGAAGGAGATGGAGAGCTCCTATAAAATCCTGGAGCTGACCTTTAAAATCATAAACACATACAAAGACAGTGTAATATATATACGCGGCAATCATGATACCTTCGACGAACGTATCAGCAAAAGCGGTATCCGTCAGGGTGCGGAATTGCAGGCATATTTGGAGAAGAACTGCGGCAAGGAGTATGTTAAAGCCACCGAAGAGTTCTTCGAGAGCTTGCCGTATTTCATTATCGGAGATACGTACGTGATAACCCACGCCGGTCCGATCCGGAACGGCGCTAGTCGAAACGAGCTGATCAACATCGCCGATAATGAGGACTACCGGCGGCAGCTGGTCTGGAACCGGGTGCATGAGTTTCGGGGAACTCCGAGTTTGAAAGAGTACGGCGCCGAGGATATAAAAAAGATGCTGGAGAAGCTCAAGATGCCGCCAGAGAGCTACTTTATCGTCGGTCACAACCCCATGTGGCATACAGGTAATCTGACCGGTATATGGTGGGACGTAACCGGCATCAAGAACCATATCATACTTTATACGAATATCGGCACGCGCGCCCCGTATTTATACATTGAGGACGGAAAGGTCGAAAAGCGCTTTGCAGTCGCCAAACAGAGGGAGGGGTTCTATGTTTAG